A genomic segment from Nitrospira sp. encodes:
- a CDS encoding 2-hydroxy-3-oxopropionate reductase — translation MHDLLSGSVSRLVAPADTRVGWIGTGVMGVPMCRHLQNAKYRLTLYTRHRSKASPILANGGTWADSPAAVAEQTDVVVTMVGFPADVREVYFGAHGILAAARPGMVLIDMTTTEPALAQEIAQAARTRRAFAVDAPVSGGDVGARQATLSIMVGGATNAVQAIMPLLECLGKHIVHQGGPGTGQHTKLCNQIVIAGTMVGVCESLLYGYKAGLDLSRMLESIRGGAAACWTLENLAPRILARNFDPGFFADHFVKDMSIALEEARRRHLTLPGLTLVYQLYQKVQALGHGRSGTHALMLALEDLSQNDLSDSQAPS, via the coding sequence ATGCACGATCTGCTTTCAGGTTCCGTCTCCCGTCTCGTCGCACCCGCTGACACCCGTGTGGGCTGGATCGGCACCGGTGTCATGGGAGTGCCCATGTGCCGCCATCTCCAGAACGCCAAATATCGTTTGACGCTCTACACACGTCACCGCAGCAAGGCTTCCCCGATTCTTGCCAACGGAGGAACCTGGGCCGACTCTCCCGCTGCGGTGGCAGAACAGACAGACGTGGTCGTGACCATGGTGGGATTTCCCGCCGATGTCCGCGAGGTCTATTTCGGTGCTCATGGTATCCTGGCCGCCGCTCGGCCCGGCATGGTCCTGATCGACATGACCACCACCGAGCCGGCCCTCGCGCAGGAGATCGCCCAGGCAGCCCGAACCCGCAGAGCCTTTGCCGTCGATGCGCCGGTTTCCGGCGGAGACGTCGGAGCGCGCCAGGCTACCCTTTCCATCATGGTCGGTGGCGCGACGAACGCCGTCCAAGCCATCATGCCGCTGCTCGAATGTCTGGGGAAACATATCGTCCATCAAGGCGGCCCCGGCACAGGCCAACATACGAAGTTGTGCAACCAGATCGTCATCGCCGGCACCATGGTCGGCGTCTGCGAAAGTCTGCTGTACGGGTACAAGGCCGGACTCGATTTGTCACGCATGCTGGAATCGATTCGCGGCGGCGCCGCCGCCTGTTGGACGCTGGAGAACCTCGCCCCGCGCATCTTGGCCAGGAATTTCGATCCCGGCTTTTTCGCAGACCACTTCGTGAAAGATATGAGCATCGCGCTGGAGGAAGCCCGACGGCGTCATCTGACCCTGCCGGGTCTGACCTTGGTATATCAGCTCTATCAGAAAGTCCAGGCGCTCGGCCATGGCCGCTCCGGCACCCATGCCCTCATGCTGGCGCTCGAAGATCTCTCCCAAAACGACCTTTCCGATTCTCAGGCCCCGTCATGA
- a CDS encoding SAM-dependent methyltransferase, which yields MWYATYIFPQLMDWVMRGERFRSERQRLLAQAQGTVLEIGFGTGLNLPYYPRTVTALHTVDPARLLPHRVASRTAETPFPVHIQHVSAERLPYDDATFDCAVSTFTLCTIPDPVAALRDVRRVLKPEGHLFFLEHGRSDDATTARWQDRLNPLQNIFACGCNLNRRIDHIVTQAEMAIDQLDRYRLPGVPRIGGEMYRGSAVPNRRDRSHN from the coding sequence ATGTGGTATGCCACCTACATTTTCCCGCAACTCATGGATTGGGTGATGCGTGGCGAACGGTTCCGATCCGAGCGGCAACGATTGCTCGCCCAGGCGCAGGGGACCGTCCTGGAGATCGGCTTCGGCACCGGGCTGAACCTACCCTACTATCCTCGAACGGTCACCGCACTGCACACGGTCGATCCCGCACGGCTGTTGCCGCATCGAGTGGCGAGTCGAACGGCAGAGACGCCCTTCCCGGTCCATATCCAGCATGTGAGCGCGGAGCGATTGCCCTATGACGACGCCACATTCGACTGCGCCGTGAGCACCTTCACCCTCTGCACGATTCCCGATCCGGTGGCGGCGTTACGGGACGTGCGGCGGGTCCTGAAACCGGAAGGCCACCTGTTCTTCCTCGAACATGGACGGAGCGACGACGCGACGACCGCCCGATGGCAGGATCGCCTTAATCCACTGCAGAATATCTTCGCCTGCGGCTGCAACCTCAATCGACGCATCGACCACATCGTGACGCAAGCAGAAATGGCCATTGATCAGCTGGATCGATACAGATTGCCGGGGGTGCCGCGGATCGGAGGAGAGATGTATCGCGGATCCGCTGTTCCCAACCGAAGGGATCGGTCGCACAATTGA
- a CDS encoding Alcohol dehydrogenase → MIDVRGYAAMSATTPLVPFTFSRRKVGRQDVLIDIRYCGICHSDVHQARDEWGGSLFPMVPGHEIVGTVAKVGSSVTRFVVGHMVGVGCFVDSCRTCPQCKKGLEQYCEGHIAFTYNGKEKDGETPTYGGYSTKIVVDQRYVVRIPERLRPEEAAPLLCAGITTYSPLRHWRVGKNHRLAVVGLGGLGHMAVKIGKALGAHVTVLSHSDKKAADAKRLGAQAFYSTAKPETFTQLDKRFDCILDTVSAPHDLNAYLELLRTDGTMILVGAPDRPAQLEAFPLILRRRRLVGSLIGGIRETQDMLNFCAKHKIGADVEVIPIQQVNDAYDRLVRSDVRYRFVIDMGSLA, encoded by the coding sequence ATGATCGACGTCCGAGGGTATGCAGCGATGAGCGCGACGACCCCGCTGGTGCCGTTCACCTTTTCGCGTCGCAAGGTGGGCCGGCAGGATGTGCTCATCGACATCCGTTACTGCGGCATTTGCCATTCGGATGTCCACCAGGCGCGGGACGAATGGGGCGGCTCGCTGTTTCCCATGGTGCCGGGGCATGAAATCGTCGGGACGGTCGCGAAGGTCGGCTCCTCCGTCACGCGATTCGTGGTCGGCCACATGGTGGGGGTGGGCTGCTTCGTCGACTCCTGCCGGACATGCCCTCAATGCAAGAAGGGCCTGGAACAATATTGCGAAGGCCATATCGCCTTCACTTACAACGGGAAAGAAAAAGACGGCGAGACGCCCACCTATGGCGGCTATTCCACCAAAATCGTCGTGGATCAACGTTACGTCGTCCGGATTCCCGAACGGTTGCGCCCAGAGGAAGCCGCGCCGCTCCTGTGCGCCGGCATTACGACCTACTCTCCGCTCCGGCATTGGCGCGTGGGAAAGAACCATCGGTTGGCGGTGGTCGGACTAGGAGGTCTGGGACACATGGCCGTGAAGATCGGCAAGGCTCTCGGCGCCCACGTGACGGTCCTCAGCCATTCCGACAAGAAAGCGGCCGATGCGAAACGACTGGGCGCGCAGGCCTTCTATTCAACCGCGAAGCCGGAAACCTTTACTCAATTAGACAAGCGATTTGATTGTATCCTGGACACCGTCTCGGCGCCCCATGACTTGAATGCCTATCTGGAATTGCTCAGGACCGACGGCACGATGATCCTCGTCGGCGCGCCGGACCGCCCTGCTCAACTGGAAGCCTTTCCCTTGATTCTCAGGCGACGACGCCTCGTGGGCTCGTTGATCGGCGGGATTCGAGAGACACAAGACATGCTCAATTTCTGCGCCAAACACAAGATCGGCGCGGACGTCGAAGTCATACCCATCCAGCAAGTCAATGACGCCTACGACCGCCTCGTCCGCAGCGACGTGCGGTATCGATTCGTCATTGACATGGGCTCCCTCGCCTAA
- a CDS encoding GTP-binding protein EngA, producing the protein MPRAKPIQGPVTPLFTPDGARLPIVAIIGRPNVGKSTLFNRILGTRAAIVDDVPGVTRDRNYADTAYRNRHFRLVDTGGLDPTAHEGMLALIRQQSQLAIAEADILVLVLDGRAGLTPPDEEVVHTLRGTDKPVFFVINKIDTPKADPLIADFYRLGQEQLYPLSAEHGIGVAELLDDLFTHMADVPESEQPTDIPRIAIVGRPNVGKSTLVNSVLGETRVVVSDLPGTTRDPVDSMATFKDRRYVLTDTAGIRRRGRVERGIEGYSVARSLRAIGRSDVAVLLLDAVEGVTEQDTKIAGLILKQGRACILVVNKWDLKDDDVQAREAYKEDLERRFPFLAWAPVLFISALEQDFLRGFFALIDQVYFSFCKRVPTGTLNQFFQSLLEEHPLPVRKGKPTKASKSAFVTQVATRPPAFALFVGHPEDMTPVYLRYLENQIRKEYRFSGTPLRLMVRKK; encoded by the coding sequence ATGCCACGCGCGAAACCGATACAGGGGCCTGTCACCCCACTGTTTACCCCTGATGGCGCCAGACTGCCGATCGTGGCCATCATCGGGCGGCCCAATGTCGGCAAGTCCACACTGTTCAACCGGATTCTCGGCACCAGAGCCGCGATCGTGGACGATGTGCCGGGTGTGACCAGGGACCGGAATTACGCCGATACCGCCTACCGCAACAGGCACTTCCGCCTGGTCGATACTGGCGGGCTCGACCCGACGGCCCACGAAGGCATGCTCGCCTTGATCCGGCAACAGTCCCAACTCGCCATCGCCGAAGCCGATATTCTGGTCCTCGTCCTCGACGGCCGGGCAGGGCTCACACCGCCGGACGAAGAGGTCGTCCACACGTTGCGCGGAACCGACAAACCCGTTTTTTTCGTCATCAACAAGATCGATACGCCGAAAGCCGATCCGCTGATCGCCGACTTCTACCGGCTGGGACAGGAACAGCTCTACCCCCTGTCGGCCGAACACGGCATCGGTGTCGCCGAGTTGCTGGATGACCTGTTCACCCACATGGCAGACGTTCCCGAGTCCGAGCAACCGACCGACATCCCGCGCATCGCCATCGTAGGCCGTCCGAATGTCGGCAAGTCCACCCTGGTCAACTCGGTCCTCGGCGAAACGCGCGTCGTCGTGAGCGACCTGCCCGGCACGACCCGCGATCCGGTGGACTCGATGGCCACCTTCAAGGACCGGCGCTATGTGTTGACCGATACGGCCGGAATCCGCCGCAGGGGTCGCGTCGAACGTGGCATCGAGGGCTACAGCGTGGCTCGATCGCTGCGCGCCATCGGTCGTTCGGATGTGGCGGTCCTCCTCCTCGATGCAGTGGAAGGCGTCACCGAGCAGGACACCAAGATCGCAGGCCTCATCCTCAAGCAAGGGCGTGCCTGCATCCTCGTCGTGAACAAATGGGACCTCAAGGACGATGATGTGCAGGCACGTGAGGCCTACAAGGAAGACCTGGAGCGCCGCTTTCCCTTCTTGGCCTGGGCGCCGGTCCTGTTCATCTCGGCGCTGGAGCAGGATTTTCTCCGCGGCTTCTTTGCATTGATCGACCAGGTCTATTTCTCATTCTGCAAACGGGTACCGACCGGCACGCTGAATCAGTTCTTCCAATCGCTGCTTGAAGAACATCCCTTGCCGGTCCGGAAAGGCAAGCCGACCAAGGCGAGCAAGTCGGCCTTTGTGACGCAGGTTGCGACACGCCCTCCCGCATTTGCCCTGTTTGTGGGGCATCCTGAAGACATGACACCGGTCTATCTCCGTTATCTCGAAAACCAAATCAGGAAGGAATATCGTTTTTCAGGAACGCCTCTTCGTCTGATGGTGCGAAAAAAGTGA
- a CDS encoding Haloacid dehalogenase-like hydrolase, with product MNESHSGNGSHRVDWSRIDDVLLDMDGTLLDRHFDNFFFEEELPRRYAVKHALSVEEARARLMTMYRSVEGELAWTDLHYWTQRVEIDVVALHREFDHMIGFLPDAEAFLSALRRLGKRVTILTNAHRAGVEVKTAKTGLDRQVDRIVDAFEVGWLKMRAEYWPSCRRLVGFDPARALYIDDDEQCLAAAEQFGIGRIFHRSKSSSQASAIPSERFPSIESFQAILPD from the coding sequence ATGAACGAGAGCCATTCTGGAAATGGGTCGCACCGGGTCGATTGGAGCCGGATCGACGACGTGTTGCTCGATATGGACGGGACGTTGCTCGATCGCCACTTCGACAACTTCTTTTTCGAAGAGGAACTGCCCAGGCGGTATGCGGTGAAACATGCGCTTTCCGTCGAAGAGGCCCGTGCTCGGCTGATGACCATGTATCGTTCTGTAGAAGGAGAATTGGCCTGGACCGACTTGCACTATTGGACGCAACGGGTGGAAATCGATGTGGTGGCGCTGCATCGCGAATTCGACCATATGATCGGCTTTCTTCCCGATGCGGAAGCGTTCCTGTCGGCTTTGCGCCGGTTGGGCAAGCGGGTGACGATTCTGACGAACGCCCATCGGGCCGGGGTCGAGGTCAAAACGGCGAAGACCGGCCTGGACCGGCAGGTCGATCGTATCGTGGACGCGTTTGAAGTGGGATGGCTCAAAATGCGGGCGGAGTATTGGCCGAGCTGCCGGCGGTTGGTCGGATTCGACCCGGCGCGCGCGCTTTACATCGACGACGACGAGCAATGTCTGGCTGCTGCCGAACAGTTCGGGATCGGCAGAATCTTTCATCGTTCAAAGTCGAGTTCCCAGGCCTCTGCGATCCCTTCCGAGCGGTTTCCTTCCATTGAGAGTTTCCAGGCGATCCTGCCCGACTAA
- a CDS encoding zinc-binding metallopeptidase family protein, with translation MNEADLLDSYISDVRPRYEEMLGQAVEIPSISMDPRHAQDIRRMAELAAQYLRHAGAEAQVVETPGYPVVTGGWMNNPNYPTVTIYNHMDVQPAQEPEWKQAPFAFQKDHGIYRGRGATDDKGPALAALFGARYAVEQGVPINVRFLWELEEENGSPSFAAAIKNRTAIPRPDSVLISDTIWISKDRPAMPYGLRGLLGVRLVLRTGDKDAHSGVTGGAARNPLAELMDLVHACVDAKTGKVKIPGFYQDVVEPTKAEIKSFLKSGFQVSRFKQAYGFKTLRTQDPAEVMRRIWAAPTFEVHGLVGGYHGPGVKTVVPGHGELKVSMRLVPNQTPEKAFALFKQYVAKLNPSVTVEREGMLQPFRGTFDGPYVEAVKRAVKAGFGKEPAFIREGGSIGAVVTMQKVWNVPILFMGLSLPEHGYHAPNEYFDWGQASGGMKAFVHYLGEVANMEKE, from the coding sequence ATGAACGAAGCGGACCTGTTGGATTCGTATATCAGTGATGTCCGTCCACGGTATGAAGAAATGCTGGGGCAGGCGGTGGAGATTCCGTCGATCAGCATGGACCCTCGACATGCCCAGGACATTCGGCGCATGGCCGAGTTGGCGGCACAGTATCTGCGGCACGCCGGCGCGGAAGCACAGGTCGTGGAGACGCCGGGATATCCGGTGGTCACCGGGGGATGGATGAACAATCCGAACTATCCGACCGTGACCATCTATAACCATATGGATGTGCAGCCGGCCCAGGAGCCGGAGTGGAAGCAGGCGCCGTTTGCCTTTCAGAAGGACCACGGCATCTACCGCGGACGCGGGGCTACGGACGACAAGGGGCCGGCCCTTGCGGCCCTGTTCGGCGCGCGTTATGCGGTCGAGCAGGGGGTACCGATCAATGTGCGATTTCTCTGGGAGTTGGAGGAAGAAAACGGCAGTCCGAGTTTCGCGGCGGCCATCAAGAACCGTACGGCGATTCCACGGCCGGATTCGGTGCTGATCTCGGATACGATCTGGATTTCCAAGGACCGGCCTGCCATGCCCTATGGGTTGCGGGGTCTGCTCGGCGTGCGACTCGTCCTGCGCACCGGCGATAAGGATGCTCACTCCGGCGTGACCGGCGGGGCGGCCCGCAATCCCTTGGCTGAGTTGATGGATCTCGTCCATGCCTGTGTGGATGCGAAAACCGGCAAGGTGAAGATTCCCGGGTTCTATCAAGATGTGGTGGAGCCGACGAAGGCAGAGATCAAGAGTTTCCTCAAGTCGGGTTTCCAGGTGAGCCGGTTCAAGCAAGCCTATGGGTTCAAGACGCTTCGGACGCAGGATCCGGCCGAAGTCATGCGCCGCATTTGGGCTGCGCCGACCTTCGAAGTGCACGGCCTCGTCGGCGGCTATCACGGGCCGGGGGTGAAGACGGTGGTCCCGGGGCATGGGGAACTCAAAGTCAGCATGAGGCTCGTGCCGAATCAGACTCCCGAGAAGGCCTTCGCGCTGTTCAAGCAATACGTCGCCAAGCTGAACCCCTCCGTGACGGTCGAACGTGAGGGAATGCTGCAGCCGTTCCGTGGAACCTTCGATGGTCCCTATGTCGAGGCGGTGAAGCGGGCGGTGAAGGCGGGGTTCGGTAAGGAGCCGGCGTTTATCCGTGAAGGTGGTTCGATCGGCGCGGTGGTCACCATGCAGAAGGTCTGGAATGTTCCGATACTGTTCATGGGCCTGAGTTTGCCCGAACACGGCTACCACGCGCCGAACGAGTATTTCGACTGGGGGCAAGCTTCCGGCGGCATGAAGGCCTTCGTGCATTACTTGGGAGAGGTGGCGAACATGGAGAAGGAATAG
- a CDS encoding LPS-assembly lipoprotein LptE, giving the protein MRQYLLPCVLCFATLNVAACGYQFRVQGDGPTVGGASEAAAKRPQAPRLAILPITNTTYEPNFEVKLANYLRREFSSGAGAEIVGPSAGADLYLSGQIMQISLPTLSFDRTTTFESRVEMLVSVRIDDAKTRRLVWSQVSKGTSEFFLTQDLQFNRVLQNRALEQAGRFIAEDLASRFLMFLDTGELEKALKRPIKADAVPAGDVQPGAAR; this is encoded by the coding sequence GTGCGCCAGTACCTGTTACCTTGTGTCCTTTGTTTTGCGACACTGAATGTCGCCGCTTGCGGCTATCAGTTTCGCGTGCAGGGGGACGGCCCGACGGTGGGCGGTGCGTCGGAAGCGGCTGCCAAGCGTCCACAGGCACCGCGGCTGGCGATTCTTCCCATCACCAACACGACCTATGAACCGAATTTCGAGGTCAAGCTGGCCAATTACCTGCGTCGTGAGTTTTCGTCGGGAGCCGGTGCGGAAATCGTAGGCCCCTCTGCCGGAGCCGATCTCTATCTGTCCGGGCAGATCATGCAGATTTCATTGCCGACCTTGAGCTTCGATCGGACCACGACGTTCGAAAGCCGCGTGGAAATGCTCGTGAGTGTGAGAATTGACGATGCGAAAACAAGAAGGCTCGTCTGGTCCCAGGTTTCCAAGGGCACGTCGGAGTTTTTCCTGACGCAAGACCTGCAGTTCAATCGTGTCCTGCAGAACCGGGCGTTGGAGCAGGCTGGCCGTTTCATCGCGGAGGATTTGGCCTCGCGATTCCTGATGTTTCTGGATACCGGCGAATTGGAGAAGGCGCTGAAACGCCCGATCAAGGCGGATGCAGTTCCAGCCGGCGATGTACAACCGGGCGCGGCGCGATAG
- a CDS encoding Leucyl-tRNA synthetase → MSKTYDHLAIEAKWQAYWEAQRPFRATDDPTKPKFYCLDMFPYPSGSGLHVGHLEGYTATDIVSRYKRMRGFNVLHPMGWDAFGLPAEQYAVKTGVHPAITTAQNVATFKRQMKRAGLSYDWERELSTTDQDYYRWTQWIFLQLFKRGLAYVAEVPVNWCPALGTVLANEEIVDGKSEVGGFDVVRKPMKQWVLKITAYAERLLDDLTLVEWPTSTLEMQKNWIGRSIGAEVDFPLADARGNLRVFTTRPDTLFGATYMVLAPEHPLVDVVTTPSQRQQVVEYREAAARKSDLQRQELEKEKTGVFTGGYAVNPVNQERLPIWIADYVLMSYGTGAIMAVPAHDERDWTFAMQYRLPIREVIQGGDIQQAAFIETERGKVVNSTTPDGSFSIDSLLPAEAIPKITTWLETKGRGKKTINYKLRDWLFARQRYWGEPFPILWVDGEPRPLPEEQLPLTLPETKNFKPSGTGESPLANLDEWLETIDPASGKPARRETNTMPQWAGSCWYYLRFIDPNNTGRLVDPAKERYWMPVDLYIGGSEHAVLHLLYSRFWHKVLFDAGVVSTPEPFKKLVHQGIVLGEDNQKMSKSRGNVVNPDEMIDQFGADAVRLYEMFMGPLEAMKPWSSRGVEGITRFLDRVWRLVVGEDGIVSSAITEAEPNLEQRRLLHVTIKKITEDVEALRFNTAISQMMVFTNEMTRLEQRPRGLLEQFVLLLSPFAPHLSEELWERLGQRPSVGQQPWPQFDPALVISDRLTIPIQVNGKLRGKLEVDAGTSRDQLESVARQEVAEWMQGKEPKKVIYVEKKLINFVV, encoded by the coding sequence ATGAGCAAGACCTACGATCACCTGGCAATCGAGGCGAAATGGCAGGCCTATTGGGAGGCACAGCGTCCCTTTCGGGCGACGGACGATCCCACCAAGCCCAAGTTCTACTGCCTCGACATGTTTCCCTACCCCTCCGGGTCCGGTCTGCATGTCGGGCATTTGGAAGGCTATACGGCCACGGACATCGTCTCCCGCTATAAACGGATGCGCGGCTTCAATGTGCTGCATCCCATGGGGTGGGATGCTTTCGGGCTGCCGGCCGAACAATATGCCGTCAAAACCGGCGTGCACCCAGCGATCACGACCGCGCAGAACGTCGCGACCTTCAAGCGCCAGATGAAACGGGCCGGTCTCTCCTACGATTGGGAGCGCGAACTCAGCACGACGGATCAGGACTACTACCGCTGGACCCAGTGGATCTTTCTCCAGCTTTTCAAGCGGGGCCTTGCCTATGTGGCCGAAGTGCCGGTCAATTGGTGCCCGGCATTGGGGACCGTGCTGGCCAACGAAGAAATCGTGGACGGCAAGAGCGAAGTCGGAGGGTTCGACGTCGTTCGCAAGCCGATGAAACAATGGGTGTTGAAGATTACCGCCTATGCGGAACGCTTGCTCGACGATCTCACCCTGGTCGAATGGCCGACCAGCACCCTGGAGATGCAAAAGAACTGGATCGGTCGGTCGATCGGGGCCGAAGTCGACTTTCCCCTGGCCGATGCTCGCGGCAATCTCCGTGTGTTCACGACCCGCCCCGATACGCTCTTCGGCGCGACCTACATGGTCCTGGCGCCGGAACATCCGCTCGTGGACGTGGTGACGACTCCGTCGCAGCGGCAGCAGGTGGTGGAATATCGTGAGGCGGCAGCCCGCAAGAGCGACCTTCAACGTCAGGAACTGGAAAAGGAGAAGACCGGCGTGTTCACCGGCGGCTATGCCGTCAATCCCGTGAATCAGGAACGCCTGCCGATCTGGATCGCCGATTACGTGCTCATGAGTTACGGCACCGGAGCCATTATGGCGGTGCCGGCCCATGATGAGCGCGACTGGACCTTTGCCATGCAGTACCGGCTGCCGATCAGGGAAGTGATTCAAGGCGGCGATATCCAGCAGGCGGCCTTCATCGAAACGGAACGCGGCAAAGTGGTGAACTCGACGACGCCGGATGGGTCGTTCTCGATCGACAGCCTCCTGCCTGCCGAGGCTATCCCCAAGATCACGACCTGGCTCGAAACCAAGGGTCGCGGCAAGAAGACCATCAACTACAAGTTGCGTGATTGGCTCTTTGCCCGGCAGCGTTACTGGGGAGAGCCCTTTCCGATCCTGTGGGTCGATGGAGAGCCACGGCCCTTGCCGGAAGAGCAGTTGCCGCTCACCCTGCCCGAGACGAAGAACTTCAAGCCTTCCGGGACCGGCGAAAGCCCGTTGGCCAACCTCGACGAATGGTTGGAGACCATTGATCCAGCCAGCGGTAAACCGGCGCGGCGGGAAACGAACACGATGCCGCAGTGGGCCGGGTCTTGCTGGTATTACCTGCGCTTCATCGATCCTAACAATACCGGGCGGTTGGTCGATCCGGCTAAGGAACGCTACTGGATGCCGGTGGATCTCTATATCGGCGGGAGCGAACATGCGGTGTTACACCTGCTCTATAGCCGGTTCTGGCATAAGGTCCTGTTCGATGCGGGCGTGGTCAGCACGCCGGAACCGTTCAAGAAGCTGGTGCATCAAGGGATCGTGTTGGGGGAAGACAACCAGAAGATGTCGAAGTCGCGCGGCAACGTCGTGAACCCGGATGAGATGATCGACCAGTTCGGAGCCGACGCAGTGCGGCTCTATGAGATGTTCATGGGGCCGCTGGAGGCGATGAAGCCCTGGAGCAGCCGCGGCGTCGAAGGCATCACGCGATTCCTCGATCGGGTCTGGCGCCTGGTGGTCGGCGAAGACGGAATCGTGAGTTCTGCGATCACCGAGGCGGAGCCGAACCTCGAGCAACGGCGGCTGCTCCATGTCACCATCAAAAAAATCACCGAGGATGTCGAGGCGTTGCGCTTCAATACGGCGATCTCCCAGATGATGGTGTTCACGAACGAGATGACCAGGCTGGAGCAGCGACCGCGGGGACTGTTGGAGCAGTTCGTCCTGCTGCTGTCGCCGTTCGCGCCGCACCTGAGTGAAGAGTTGTGGGAGCGGCTCGGGCAACGACCGAGTGTCGGGCAACAACCATGGCCGCAGTTCGATCCGGCTCTGGTAATCAGCGACCGGCTGACGATTCCGATCCAGGTCAACGGAAAGCTCCGCGGAAAGTTGGAGGTCGATGCCGGGACCTCGCGCGACCAACTGGAATCCGTGGCCCGGCAGGAAGTTGCCGAATGGATGCAGGGGAAAGAGCCGAAGAAGGTCATTTATGTGGAGAAGAAGCTGATCAATTTCGTGGTGTGA
- a CDS encoding RNA polymerase sigma factor RpoE translates to MASRKNIRPQYGKASAPSSSVSSPFDQLYRDHVDVMYRFAYRLCGEAEAAKDLVQETFLNAYRAYDRFRGDAQVSTWLYAIASHACLRMRRKRKGEPERELSLEEFVPTSEGEFTLQIPMEGLSPQEALENKELRQILDRAIAKLPRKYRMVLVLRDMEGLSAKEVGSIVGLNERAVKSRLHRARLFVRKELSAKGVAGEFNRETPRSSKSLV, encoded by the coding sequence ATGGCATCACGGAAGAACATCCGGCCTCAATACGGCAAGGCTTCCGCTCCTTCCTCCTCGGTTTCCAGCCCATTCGACCAACTCTACCGCGACCATGTGGATGTCATGTACCGATTCGCCTACCGCCTGTGCGGCGAGGCCGAAGCGGCCAAGGACCTGGTCCAGGAGACGTTTCTCAATGCCTATCGGGCCTACGACCGGTTTCGAGGGGATGCACAGGTCTCGACCTGGCTCTATGCCATCGCCTCCCATGCCTGCCTGCGGATGCGCCGAAAGCGCAAGGGTGAACCGGAGCGTGAGTTGTCTTTGGAGGAATTCGTTCCGACCTCGGAAGGCGAGTTCACCTTGCAAATTCCGATGGAGGGCCTCAGCCCGCAGGAAGCCCTTGAGAACAAGGAGCTGCGCCAGATTTTGGATCGCGCCATCGCAAAGTTGCCGCGCAAATACCGCATGGTCTTGGTCCTCCGCGATATGGAAGGGTTGAGCGCCAAAGAAGTGGGGAGCATCGTGGGGTTGAACGAGCGCGCGGTGAAATCTCGACTGCATCGAGCTCGACTCTTTGTCAGAAAAGAACTCAGCGCCAAGGGCGTCGCGGGAGAATTCAACCGAGAGACCCCACGAAGCTCCAAGAGTTTGGTATAG